The Symphalangus syndactylus isolate Jambi chromosome 11, NHGRI_mSymSyn1-v2.1_pri, whole genome shotgun sequence genome contains a region encoding:
- the SPN gene encoding leukosialin isoform X1, whose amino-acid sequence MAVLLLLLGVLVVSPDALGNTTAMQTPTTREPVVSTSEALSSKMYTTSITSDPKANSTGDQTSALPPSTSVSEGPPLWTSIGASTGSPLPEPTTFWEVSVKTSSVPQETLHATSHPAAPITANSLGSHTVTGGTITTNSLETSSRTSEAPVTTAASSLETSRGTSGPPLTMATVSLETSKGTSGPPLTMATLSLETSKGTSGPPVTMATDSLETSAGTTGPPVTMTTGSLEPSSGASGPQVFSVKLSTMMTPTTSTNASTVPFRNPDENSRGMLLVAVLVALLAVIVLVALLLLWRRRQKRRTGALVLSRGGKRNGVVDAWAGPAQVPEEGAVTVTVGGSGGDKGSGVPDGEGSGRRPTLTTFFGRRKSRQGSLAMEELKSGSGSSLKGEEEPLVASEDGAVDAPAPDEPEAGDGAAP is encoded by the coding sequence ATGGCcgtgcttctcctcctccttgggGTGCTGGTGGTAAGCCCAGACGCTCTGGGGAACACGACAGCTATGCAGACACCCACCACCAGAGAGCCTGTTGTCTCTACTAGCGAGGCCCTGAGCTCAAAGATGTACACCACTTCAATAACAAGTGACCCTAAGGCCAACAGCACTGGGGACCAGACCTCAGCCCTACCTCCCTCAACTTCCGTCAGTGAGGGACCCCCTCTTTGGACTTCCATTGGTGCCAGCACTGGTTCCCCTTTACCTGAGCCAACAACCTTCTGGGAAGTTTCTGTCAAGACATCATCAGTGCCCCAGGAAACCCTTCATGCAACCAGTCATCCTGCTGCTCCCATAACAGCAAACTCTTTAGGATCCCACACCGTGACAGGTGGAACCATAACAACGAACTCTCTGGAAACCTCCAGTAGGACCAGTGAAGCCCCTGTTACCACGGCAGCTAGCTCTCTGGAGACCTCCAGAGGCACCTCTGGACCCCCTCTTACCATGGCAACTGTCTCTCTGGAGACTTCCAAAGGCACCTCTGGACCCCCTCTCACCATGGCAACTCTCTCTCTGGAGACTTCCAAAGGCACCTCTGGACCCCCTGTTACCATGGCAACTGACTCTCTGGAGACCTCCGCTGGGACCACTGGACCCCCTGTTACCATGACAACTGGCTCTCTGGAGCCCTCCAGCGGGGCCAGTGGACCCCAGGTCTTTAGTGTAAAACTATCCACGATGATGACTCCAACGACCTCCACCAACGCAAGCACTGTGCCCTTCCGGAACCCAGATGAGAACTCACGAGGCATGCTGCTGGTGGCGGTGCTTGTGGCCCTGCTGGCGGTCATAGTCCTCGTGGCTCTGCTCCTGCTGTGGCGTCGGCGGCAGAAGCGGCGGACTGGGGCCCTGGTGCTGAGCAGAGGCGGCAAGCGTAACGGGGTGGTGGATGCCTGGGCTGGGCCAGCCCAGGTCCCTGAGGAGGGGGCCGTGACAGTGACCGTGGGAGGGTCTGGGGGCGACAAGGGCTCTGGGGTCCCCGATGGGGAGGGGTCTGGCCGGCGACCCACACTCACCACTTTCTTTGGCAGACGGAAGTCTCGCCAGGGCTCCCTGGCGATGGAGGAGCTGAAGTCTGGGTCAGGCTCCAGCCTCAAAGGGGAGGAGGAGCCGCTGGTGGCCAGTGAGGATGGGGCTGTGGACGCCCCAGCTCCTGATGAGCCCGAAGCGGGAGACGGGGCTGCCCCTTAA
- the SPN gene encoding leukosialin isoform X2: MAVLLLLLGVLVVSPDALGNTTAMQTPTTREPVVSTSEALSSKMYTTSITSDPKANSTGDQTSALPPSTSVSEGPPLWTSIGASTGSPLPEPTTFWEVSVKTSSVPQETLHATSHPAAPITANSLGSHTVTGGTITTNSLETSSRTSEAPVTTAASSLETSRGTSGPPLTMATVSLETSKGTSGPPVTMATDSLETSAGTTGPPVTMTTGSLEPSSGASGPQVFSVKLSTMMTPTTSTNASTVPFRNPDENSRGMLLVAVLVALLAVIVLVALLLLWRRRQKRRTGALVLSRGGKRNGVVDAWAGPAQVPEEGAVTVTVGGSGGDKGSGVPDGEGSGRRPTLTTFFGRRKSRQGSLAMEELKSGSGSSLKGEEEPLVASEDGAVDAPAPDEPEAGDGAAP; encoded by the exons ATGGCcgtgcttctcctcctccttgggGTGCTGGTGGTAAGCCCAGACGCTCTGGGGAACACGACAGCTATGCAGACACCCACCACCAGAGAGCCTGTTGTCTCTACTAGCGAGGCCCTGAGCTCAAAGATGTACACCACTTCAATAACAAGTGACCCTAAGGCCAACAGCACTGGGGACCAGACCTCAGCCCTACCTCCCTCAACTTCCGTCAGTGAGGGACCCCCTCTTTGGACTTCCATTGGTGCCAGCACTGGTTCCCCTTTACCTGAGCCAACAACCTTCTGGGAAGTTTCTGTCAAGACATCATCAGTGCCCCAGGAAACCCTTCATGCAACCAGTCATCCTGCTGCTCCCATAACAGCAAACTCTTTAGGATCCCACACCGTGACAGGTGGAACCATAACAACGAACTCTCTGGAAACCTCCAGTAGGACCAGTGAAGCCCCTGTTACCACGGCAGCTAGCTCTCTGGAGACCTCCAGAGGCACCTCTGGACCCCCTCTTACCATGGCAACTGTCTCTCTGGAGACTTCCAAAG GCACCTCTGGACCCCCTGTTACCATGGCAACTGACTCTCTGGAGACCTCCGCTGGGACCACTGGACCCCCTGTTACCATGACAACTGGCTCTCTGGAGCCCTCCAGCGGGGCCAGTGGACCCCAGGTCTTTAGTGTAAAACTATCCACGATGATGACTCCAACGACCTCCACCAACGCAAGCACTGTGCCCTTCCGGAACCCAGATGAGAACTCACGAGGCATGCTGCTGGTGGCGGTGCTTGTGGCCCTGCTGGCGGTCATAGTCCTCGTGGCTCTGCTCCTGCTGTGGCGTCGGCGGCAGAAGCGGCGGACTGGGGCCCTGGTGCTGAGCAGAGGCGGCAAGCGTAACGGGGTGGTGGATGCCTGGGCTGGGCCAGCCCAGGTCCCTGAGGAGGGGGCCGTGACAGTGACCGTGGGAGGGTCTGGGGGCGACAAGGGCTCTGGGGTCCCCGATGGGGAGGGGTCTGGCCGGCGACCCACACTCACCACTTTCTTTGGCAGACGGAAGTCTCGCCAGGGCTCCCTGGCGATGGAGGAGCTGAAGTCTGGGTCAGGCTCCAGCCTCAAAGGGGAGGAGGAGCCGCTGGTGGCCAGTGAGGATGGGGCTGTGGACGCCCCAGCTCCTGATGAGCCCGAAGCGGGAGACGGGGCTGCCCCTTAA